A window of Apium graveolens cultivar Ventura chromosome 8, ASM990537v1, whole genome shotgun sequence contains these coding sequences:
- the LOC141676665 gene encoding F-box/FBD/LRR-repeat protein At1g13570-like isoform X1: protein MECQKNTSSKVSLTGDFKGGLMDCRGIVAEPVSKRQLVYFRGSGEDKISNLPRELIDRILLCLPTHDVARTSVLSRFWRNIWCTFPFLVLDTRFYSELTSKKEIGTIASEFKKVVNMILSSHTGPILYFHLYITPVIRYCSIQLWIDQLSDKGLRSLDFSFKKRETVRLPLALFVCPELTRLRLFNWALAPFFKSGSFTSLTKVELFDTSITHDMTFGKQLKTLYLRRCSGIEHLAPQFRKDNNLRSVYFEMSTKFEWQWLQHTRKLGYLGLVLTPANSKMMKVHDLIKLLGEIPTLSYLVLYGPTLKVLGPPPSDVTSMMHTTKAENVRSFSLVFLKLCKLCPISKVVYLMRSFPNLQDLCIALVRTRALDQVKSLSPTELETEDYAGSLDWKDMFLDQLQTVKIRGVVDSSYALYFIKHLLASCPSLKVISVFCSTKSSDPKENLRIKQELQQFPRLSLDAEVIWC, encoded by the exons ATGGAATGTCAAAAAAACACTAGTTCAAAGGTAAGTTTGACAGGTGATTTTAAAGGGGGGCTAATGGATTGCAGAGGCATTGTTGCTGAGCCAGTTTCAAAAAGGCAACTTGTTTACTTCAGAGGTTCTGGGGAGGACAAGATAAGCAACTTGCCTCGAGAGTTGATTGATCGTATCTTATTATGTCTGCCAACTCATGATGTAGCAAGAACAAGTGTCCtctcaagattttggagaaataTTTGGTGTACGTTTCCGTTCCTAGTTCTCGATACACGATTTTATTCAGAGCTGACTTCAAAAAAGGAAATAGGCACAATCGCATCTGAATTTAAAAAGGTTGTCAATATGATTCTTTCATCTCACACAGGCCCCATTTTGTACTTTCATCTATACATTACTCCTGTGATTCGTTACTGTTCCATTCAACTTTGGATTGATCAATTGTCTGACAAGGGGCTGAGGTCTCTAGATTTTTCCTTTAAGAAGAGGGAGACCGTCAGACTTCCTCTTGCTTTATTTGTTTGTCCAGAATTGACCCGGTTAAGGCTCTTTAACTGGGCATTGGCTCCATTCTTTAAATCTGGAAGCTTCACTAGTTTGACAAAAGTTGAACTTTTTGATACCTCAATTACCCATGATATGACATTTGGGAAACAACTTAAAACATTGTATCTGCGGCGCTGCAGTGGGATCGAACATCTAGCCCCACAATTTAGAAAGGATAACAATTTAAGAAGCGTGTATTTTGAGATGAGCACAAAATTTGAGTGGCAGTGGTTACAACACACCAGAAAACTGGGATACCTGGGTCTTGTGCTCACGCCTGCAAATTCAAAAATGATGAAAGTACACGATTTGATCAAGCTTCTCGGTGAAATTCCAACCTTAAGTTATTTAGTTCTTTATGGACCCACCCTCAAG GTTTTGGGGCCGCCTCCCTCAGATGTGACTAGCATGATGCATACAACAAAAGCTGAGAACGTGAGAAGTTTTAGCTTGGTCTTCCTTAAATTATGTAAACTGTGCCCGATCTCAAAAGTTGTTTACTTGATGAGAAGTTTTCCAAACTTGCAAGATCTTTGCATTGCACTGGTGAGAACTAGG GCGCTTGATCAAGTGAAGAGTTTGAGTCCTACAGAATTAGAAACAGAAGATTATGCGGGATCATTAGATTGGAAAGACATGTTTCTGGACCAACTCCAAACTGTGAAAATACGGGGTGTCGTGGATTCCAGTTATGCGCTCTACTTTATCAAGCATTTGCTTGCATCTTGCCCTTCactgaaagtcatttcagttttCTGCAGCACTAAATCTTCTGACCCTAAAGAGAATTTGAGGATTAAACAAGAATTGCAGCAGTTCCCCAGATTATCCTTAGATGCAGAAGTTATTTGGTGCTAA
- the LOC141676665 gene encoding F-box/FBD/LRR-repeat protein At1g13570-like isoform X2 — translation MECQKNTSSKVSLTGDFKGGLMDCRGIVAEPVSKRQLVYFRGSGEDKISNLPRELIDRILLCLPTHDVARTSVLSRFWRNIWCTFPFLVLDTRFYSELTSKKEIGTIASEFKKVVNMILSSHTGPILYFHLYITPVIRYCSIQLWIDQLSDKGLRSLDFSFKKRETVRLPLALFVCPELTRLRLFNWALAPFFKSGSFTSLTKVELFDTSITHDMTFGKQLKTLYLRRCSGIEHLAPQFRKDNNLRSVYFEMSTKFEWQWLQHTRKLGYLGLVLTPANSKMMKVHDLIKLLGEIPTLSYLVLYGPTLKVLGPPPSDVTSMMHTTKAENVRSFSLVFLKLCKLCPISKVVYLMRSFPNLQDLCIALALDQVKSLSPTELETEDYAGSLDWKDMFLDQLQTVKIRGVVDSSYALYFIKHLLASCPSLKVISVFCSTKSSDPKENLRIKQELQQFPRLSLDAEVIWC, via the exons ATGGAATGTCAAAAAAACACTAGTTCAAAGGTAAGTTTGACAGGTGATTTTAAAGGGGGGCTAATGGATTGCAGAGGCATTGTTGCTGAGCCAGTTTCAAAAAGGCAACTTGTTTACTTCAGAGGTTCTGGGGAGGACAAGATAAGCAACTTGCCTCGAGAGTTGATTGATCGTATCTTATTATGTCTGCCAACTCATGATGTAGCAAGAACAAGTGTCCtctcaagattttggagaaataTTTGGTGTACGTTTCCGTTCCTAGTTCTCGATACACGATTTTATTCAGAGCTGACTTCAAAAAAGGAAATAGGCACAATCGCATCTGAATTTAAAAAGGTTGTCAATATGATTCTTTCATCTCACACAGGCCCCATTTTGTACTTTCATCTATACATTACTCCTGTGATTCGTTACTGTTCCATTCAACTTTGGATTGATCAATTGTCTGACAAGGGGCTGAGGTCTCTAGATTTTTCCTTTAAGAAGAGGGAGACCGTCAGACTTCCTCTTGCTTTATTTGTTTGTCCAGAATTGACCCGGTTAAGGCTCTTTAACTGGGCATTGGCTCCATTCTTTAAATCTGGAAGCTTCACTAGTTTGACAAAAGTTGAACTTTTTGATACCTCAATTACCCATGATATGACATTTGGGAAACAACTTAAAACATTGTATCTGCGGCGCTGCAGTGGGATCGAACATCTAGCCCCACAATTTAGAAAGGATAACAATTTAAGAAGCGTGTATTTTGAGATGAGCACAAAATTTGAGTGGCAGTGGTTACAACACACCAGAAAACTGGGATACCTGGGTCTTGTGCTCACGCCTGCAAATTCAAAAATGATGAAAGTACACGATTTGATCAAGCTTCTCGGTGAAATTCCAACCTTAAGTTATTTAGTTCTTTATGGACCCACCCTCAAG GTTTTGGGGCCGCCTCCCTCAGATGTGACTAGCATGATGCATACAACAAAAGCTGAGAACGTGAGAAGTTTTAGCTTGGTCTTCCTTAAATTATGTAAACTGTGCCCGATCTCAAAAGTTGTTTACTTGATGAGAAGTTTTCCAAACTTGCAAGATCTTTGCATTGCACTG GCGCTTGATCAAGTGAAGAGTTTGAGTCCTACAGAATTAGAAACAGAAGATTATGCGGGATCATTAGATTGGAAAGACATGTTTCTGGACCAACTCCAAACTGTGAAAATACGGGGTGTCGTGGATTCCAGTTATGCGCTCTACTTTATCAAGCATTTGCTTGCATCTTGCCCTTCactgaaagtcatttcagttttCTGCAGCACTAAATCTTCTGACCCTAAAGAGAATTTGAGGATTAAACAAGAATTGCAGCAGTTCCCCAGATTATCCTTAGATGCAGAAGTTATTTGGTGCTAA
- the LOC141678785 gene encoding F-box/FBD/LRR-repeat protein At1g13570-like isoform X1 has translation MTGDVKRGLMDCGGIVAEPVSKRQLVNFSGYEEDKISNLPQELIDPILFLLPTHDVARTSVLSKFWRNNWCNCPFLVLDTRFYSKLTSKKEIDTIPSEFKKVVNMILSSRTGPILYFHLYITPVIRYCSIQLWIDQLSDKGLRSVDFSFKKREIFRLPYSLFVCPELTRLRLFNWALAPFFKSGSFTSLTTVELFDTSITCDMTFGKQLKILHLWRCEGIEHLARQFRKGNNLKSLYFEIRTKFDWQWLQRTKKLGYLGLVFTAANSKMIKVHELIKLLGEIPTLSCLVLGGPTLEVLGPPPSDVTSMRPTTKADNVRNLTLCRLKLCELCPISKVVYLIRSFPNLQDLCLVLALDQVKSLSSTELETEDYLGSLDWKDMFLDQLQTVKIQGFVDSRYALYFIKQLLASCPSLKVISVFCSIKSSDPKENLRIKQELQQFPRLSLDAEIIWR, from the exons ATGACAGGTGATGTCAAAAGGGGGCTAATGGATTGCGGAGGCATTGTTGCTGAGCCAGTTTCAAAAAGGCAACTCGTTAACTTCAGTGGTTATGAGGAGGACAAGATAAGCAACTTGCCTCAGGAGTTGATTGATCCTATCTTATTCCTTCTGCCGACTCATGATGTGGCAAGAACAAGTGTCCTCTCAAAATTTTGGAGAAATAATTGGTGTAATTGTCCGTTCCTAGTTCTCGATACACGATTTTATTCAAAGCTGACTTCAAAAAAAGAAATAGACACAATCCCATCTGAATTTAAAAAGGTCGTCAATATGATTCTTTCATCTCGCACAGGCCCCATTTTGTACTTTCATCTATACATTACTCCTGTGATTCGTTACTGTTCCATTCAACTTTGGATTGATCAATTGTCTGACAAGGGGCTTAGGTCTGTAGATTTTTCCTTTAAGAAGAGGGAGATCTTCAGACTTCCTTATTCTTTATTTGTTTGTCCAGAATTGACCCGGTTAAGGCTCTTTAACTGGGCATTGGCGCCATTCTTTAAATCTGGAAGCTTCACTAGTCTGACAACGGTTGAACTTTTTGATACCTCAATTACTTGTGACATGACATTTGGGAAACAACTTAAAATTTTGCATCTGTGGCGCTGTGAAGGGATCGAACATCTCGCCCGCCAATTTAGAAAGGGTAACAATTTAAAAAGTCTGTATTTCGAGATACGCACAAAATTTGATTGGCAGTGGTTACAACGCACCAAAAAACTAGGATACCTGGGTCTTGTGTTCACCGCTGCAAATTCAAAAATGATAAAAGTCCACGAATTGATCAAGCTTCTCGGTGAAATTCCTACCTTAAGTTGTTTAGTTCTTGGTGGACCCACCCTTGAG GTTTTGGGGCCGCCTCCGTCAGATGTGACAAGCATGAGGCCTACAACAAAAGCTGATAACGTGAGAAATTTGACCTTGTGCAGGCTTAAATTATGTGAATTGTGCCCGATCTCAAAAGTTGTTTACTTGATCAGAAGTTTTCCAAACTTGCAAGATCTTTGCCTTGTACTG GCGCTTGATCAAGTGAAGAGTTTGAGTTCTACAGAATTAGAAACTGAAGATTATTTGGGATCATTAGATTGGAAAGACATGTTTCTGGACCAACTCCAAACTGTGAAAATACAGGGTTTCGTGGATTCCAGATATGCGCTTTACTTTATAAAGCAATTGCTTGCATCTTGTCCTTCGCTAAAAGTCATTTCAGTTTTCTGCAGCATTAAATCTTCTGACCCTAAAGAGAATTTGAGGATTAAACAAGAATTGCAGCAGTTCCCCAGATTGTCCTTAGATGCAGAAATTATTTGGCGCTAA
- the LOC141678785 gene encoding F-box/FBD/LRR-repeat protein At1g13570-like isoform X2 has product MDCGGIVAEPVSKRQLVNFSGYEEDKISNLPQELIDPILFLLPTHDVARTSVLSKFWRNNWCNCPFLVLDTRFYSKLTSKKEIDTIPSEFKKVVNMILSSRTGPILYFHLYITPVIRYCSIQLWIDQLSDKGLRSVDFSFKKREIFRLPYSLFVCPELTRLRLFNWALAPFFKSGSFTSLTTVELFDTSITCDMTFGKQLKILHLWRCEGIEHLARQFRKGNNLKSLYFEIRTKFDWQWLQRTKKLGYLGLVFTAANSKMIKVHELIKLLGEIPTLSCLVLGGPTLEVLGPPPSDVTSMRPTTKADNVRNLTLCRLKLCELCPISKVVYLIRSFPNLQDLCLVLALDQVKSLSSTELETEDYLGSLDWKDMFLDQLQTVKIQGFVDSRYALYFIKQLLASCPSLKVISVFCSIKSSDPKENLRIKQELQQFPRLSLDAEIIWR; this is encoded by the exons ATGGATTGCGGAGGCATTGTTGCTGAGCCAGTTTCAAAAAGGCAACTCGTTAACTTCAGTGGTTATGAGGAGGACAAGATAAGCAACTTGCCTCAGGAGTTGATTGATCCTATCTTATTCCTTCTGCCGACTCATGATGTGGCAAGAACAAGTGTCCTCTCAAAATTTTGGAGAAATAATTGGTGTAATTGTCCGTTCCTAGTTCTCGATACACGATTTTATTCAAAGCTGACTTCAAAAAAAGAAATAGACACAATCCCATCTGAATTTAAAAAGGTCGTCAATATGATTCTTTCATCTCGCACAGGCCCCATTTTGTACTTTCATCTATACATTACTCCTGTGATTCGTTACTGTTCCATTCAACTTTGGATTGATCAATTGTCTGACAAGGGGCTTAGGTCTGTAGATTTTTCCTTTAAGAAGAGGGAGATCTTCAGACTTCCTTATTCTTTATTTGTTTGTCCAGAATTGACCCGGTTAAGGCTCTTTAACTGGGCATTGGCGCCATTCTTTAAATCTGGAAGCTTCACTAGTCTGACAACGGTTGAACTTTTTGATACCTCAATTACTTGTGACATGACATTTGGGAAACAACTTAAAATTTTGCATCTGTGGCGCTGTGAAGGGATCGAACATCTCGCCCGCCAATTTAGAAAGGGTAACAATTTAAAAAGTCTGTATTTCGAGATACGCACAAAATTTGATTGGCAGTGGTTACAACGCACCAAAAAACTAGGATACCTGGGTCTTGTGTTCACCGCTGCAAATTCAAAAATGATAAAAGTCCACGAATTGATCAAGCTTCTCGGTGAAATTCCTACCTTAAGTTGTTTAGTTCTTGGTGGACCCACCCTTGAG GTTTTGGGGCCGCCTCCGTCAGATGTGACAAGCATGAGGCCTACAACAAAAGCTGATAACGTGAGAAATTTGACCTTGTGCAGGCTTAAATTATGTGAATTGTGCCCGATCTCAAAAGTTGTTTACTTGATCAGAAGTTTTCCAAACTTGCAAGATCTTTGCCTTGTACTG GCGCTTGATCAAGTGAAGAGTTTGAGTTCTACAGAATTAGAAACTGAAGATTATTTGGGATCATTAGATTGGAAAGACATGTTTCTGGACCAACTCCAAACTGTGAAAATACAGGGTTTCGTGGATTCCAGATATGCGCTTTACTTTATAAAGCAATTGCTTGCATCTTGTCCTTCGCTAAAAGTCATTTCAGTTTTCTGCAGCATTAAATCTTCTGACCCTAAAGAGAATTTGAGGATTAAACAAGAATTGCAGCAGTTCCCCAGATTGTCCTTAGATGCAGAAATTATTTGGCGCTAA